One Bacillus amyloliquefaciens DSM 7 = ATCC 23350 DNA window includes the following coding sequences:
- a CDS encoding GGDEF domain-containing protein, which produces MLKELFLNLTILITFNYLFTLLFKESLSHKEDRPMFQLLKGTACGLLGVFLIAFGFSYSDSIIDLRNIPIIIAALYGGWVSTAAAFMIIVAGRILINFNASAIFSIVAVGMIAILSVAVLRGKKPDRKKAFVMLLFSNVIFTLTMLLLMPEQQPAGALVYYWLISTVGGMLSLYIIKHEADARLLFKQYKFQANYDFLTGIFNKRKFEEVSRVLYDRASQSASSQLALIYFDIDHFKQINDQYGHYEGDQVLKELGARLRFLISGSDPSARIGGEEFAVLIPNCTYKKGLHLAEEIRQAIDGNPILLTSGDTIPVTVSLGIAHYPTNTADPQTLPLIADRLLYKAKTSGRNQVCSTEKKE; this is translated from the coding sequence ATGCTGAAGGAACTGTTTCTTAATTTGACGATTTTAATCACATTTAATTATCTCTTCACCCTTCTTTTTAAAGAGTCGCTTTCGCATAAAGAAGACCGTCCGATGTTTCAATTACTGAAGGGGACGGCCTGCGGGCTTTTAGGGGTTTTTCTGATTGCTTTCGGCTTTTCTTACTCCGATTCCATCATTGATCTCAGAAATATCCCCATTATTATTGCCGCTCTTTACGGAGGCTGGGTGTCTACGGCAGCTGCCTTTATGATTATCGTCGCAGGCCGGATACTGATCAATTTCAATGCCAGCGCCATTTTTTCCATCGTCGCAGTCGGGATGATTGCGATTCTTTCTGTGGCCGTCCTCAGAGGAAAAAAGCCGGATCGCAAAAAGGCGTTCGTTATGCTGCTTTTCTCAAACGTTATTTTCACCTTGACGATGCTGTTACTTATGCCTGAACAGCAGCCTGCCGGGGCCCTCGTTTATTATTGGCTCATTTCCACCGTGGGCGGAATGCTGTCACTGTATATCATCAAACACGAAGCCGACGCCCGCCTTTTATTCAAGCAATACAAGTTTCAAGCGAATTATGATTTTCTGACGGGAATTTTTAACAAGAGAAAATTTGAGGAAGTCTCGCGCGTTCTTTACGACCGGGCGTCTCAATCCGCCTCATCTCAGCTCGCGCTTATTTATTTTGATATTGATCACTTTAAACAGATCAATGATCAATACGGCCATTATGAAGGCGATCAAGTGCTGAAGGAACTGGGGGCGCGGCTGAGGTTCTTAATCAGCGGCTCTGATCCGTCAGCCCGGATCGGCGGCGAAGAATTTGCCGTGCTTATACCGAATTGCACATATAAAAAAGGGCTTCACCTCGCAGAAGAAATCAGACAGGCTATTGACGGGAACCCGATTCTTTTAACGAGCGGAGATACAATTCCCGTGACCGTTTCCCTCGGCATCGCGCATTATCCGACAAATACGGCGGATCCGCAGACATTGCCTCTGATCGCAGACCGGCTGCTGTACAAAGCAAAAACATCGGGACGCAACCAAGTATGCAGCACTGAAAAAAAAGAATGA
- a CDS encoding spore coat protein has product MEQQQNQQQQSPVNQGMPGSPQVNHGGHELFDMHEVLAGTVGVLDQFMMLRQFIQDQQLADILDRQYQFILGLYNLTAECFKTGQKPSQETSTYMMKEQNQAVYGIKPTQPKKPNQSLSDVKDLGISGHMLGLIKAQASLLTMSSLEMTNPVTRRVLSAQIQQYVEMAYEIFLYQNKHGYYQVPQLNAQDMQTMLNSFAPAQGQPQMPPTKGQTGQQQQNLH; this is encoded by the coding sequence GTGGAACAGCAGCAGAATCAGCAGCAGCAGTCGCCAGTAAATCAGGGGATGCCGGGTTCACCGCAAGTGAATCACGGAGGACATGAGCTTTTCGATATGCATGAAGTACTGGCCGGAACAGTCGGCGTTTTGGATCAATTTATGATGCTCAGACAATTTATACAGGATCAGCAGCTGGCCGATATCCTTGATCGCCAGTACCAATTCATTCTCGGACTCTATAATCTGACGGCAGAATGCTTTAAGACCGGTCAAAAGCCTTCTCAGGAAACTTCAACATATATGATGAAGGAACAGAACCAAGCCGTGTACGGTATAAAACCGACACAGCCGAAAAAACCGAATCAATCATTAAGTGATGTCAAAGATCTTGGGATAAGCGGCCATATGCTCGGCCTGATTAAAGCACAAGCTTCTCTCTTGACGATGAGCTCGCTTGAAATGACCAATCCTGTGACAAGAAGAGTGCTCTCCGCTCAAATTCAGCAATACGTTGAAATGGCTTATGAAATCTTCTTATACCAAAACAAACACGGTTATTATCAGGTTCCTCAGCTCAATGCACAAGATATGCAGACCATGCTGAATTCCTTTGCGCCGGCGCAGGGGCAGCCGCAGATGCCTCCGACTAAAGGCCAAACGGGACAGCAGCAGCAAAACCTGCATTGA
- a CDS encoding CBS domain-containing protein, translating to MSSIKQSMTTHVATVSPNQTIQEAAALMHQHNVGAIPVVDGGELKGMLTDRDIALRTTAQGRDGQTPVSHVMSSKVVSGNPEMSLEEASQLMAQHQIRRLPIVDQNHLVGIVALGDLAVDQRSNESAGAALSNISSQNTQ from the coding sequence ATGAGTTCAATCAAACAATCAATGACTACCCACGTAGCTACCGTTTCTCCTAACCAAACGATTCAGGAAGCGGCTGCGCTGATGCATCAGCATAATGTCGGAGCGATTCCCGTCGTTGACGGAGGAGAGTTAAAAGGAATGCTGACAGACCGTGATATCGCATTGAGAACAACGGCTCAAGGCCGTGACGGCCAAACACCTGTTTCACACGTGATGTCTTCTAAAGTGGTATCCGGAAATCCGGAGATGAGTCTTGAAGAGGCGTCACAGCTGATGGCCCAACACCAAATCCGCCGCCTTCCCATTGTCGATCAAAATCATCTGGTCGGGATCGTTGCGCTTGGAGACTTAGCGGTCGATCAGCGTTCAAATGAGTCTGCGGGAGCAGCTCTTTCTAATATTTCCAGCCAAAACACACAGTAA
- a CDS encoding class D sortase translates to MNKLKHIPLLVIIIGVIITCYGSWKIVDSHMKTNQSLEEAKKAAEPVLAKKETNRAALAQRKKEFHPKTGEASGILEIPKIDADLPIVEGTDADDLAKGVGHYKDSYYPDEHGQIVLSGHRDTVFRRTGELKKGDRLNVILSYGTFSYKIRHTKIVSRDDTSVITLQHEREELILTTCYPFSYIGNAPKRYIIYADPV, encoded by the coding sequence ATGAACAAGCTGAAACACATTCCGCTTCTTGTCATCATCATCGGTGTCATTATCACATGTTATGGAAGCTGGAAGATCGTCGATTCACATATGAAAACAAACCAATCGCTTGAGGAAGCAAAAAAAGCGGCTGAACCCGTTCTGGCAAAGAAAGAAACGAATAGAGCCGCTTTGGCGCAGCGCAAAAAAGAATTTCACCCCAAAACAGGTGAAGCAAGCGGTATTTTAGAAATCCCTAAAATCGACGCTGACCTCCCGATTGTGGAAGGGACTGACGCAGATGATTTAGCAAAAGGCGTTGGACATTACAAAGACAGCTATTATCCGGATGAACACGGCCAAATTGTATTATCCGGCCACAGGGACACGGTGTTCCGCCGGACCGGCGAACTGAAAAAAGGAGACAGACTGAACGTGATTCTGTCTTACGGCACGTTTTCTTATAAAATCAGGCATACAAAAATCGTCAGCCGGGATGATACGTCCGTCATCACCCTTCAGCACGAGCGGGAGGAACTGATCCTGACCACTTGCTACCCGTTTTCTTATATCGGAAATGCGCCGAAACGATACATTATATATGCCGACCCGGTTTAA
- a CDS encoding M20/M25/M40 family metallo-hydrolase, with amino-acid sequence MALANYLKDLVESESASITSEQLVRFNPVVFDKNIVELIERAANKRGLESKRMTSGAGHDAQMMARICPTAMIFVPSVEGISHNPEEYTKDHDLAAGAHVLLDVVCNLSSD; translated from the coding sequence TTGGCACTAGCCAATTACCTGAAAGATTTGGTAGAGTCTGAAAGCGCATCTATTACATCTGAACAATTAGTCCGTTTTAATCCCGTGGTATTTGATAAAAATATCGTTGAATTGATTGAGCGGGCTGCAAATAAACGAGGGCTGGAATCGAAACGGATGACCTCCGGAGCCGGGCACGATGCACAAATGATGGCCCGCATCTGTCCAACGGCTATGATTTTTGTCCCAAGTGTAGAGGGGATCAGCCATAACCCTGAAGAGTACACGAAAGATCATGACCTTGCAGCGGGTGCCCATGTATTGTTAGATGTCGTTTGTAATCTATCGTCTGACTAA
- a CDS encoding L-cystine transporter, whose protein sequence is MENLFVVLHVFIMLLLIAGLFVMQKKHVSFSKRVFTALGLGIVFGFALQLIYGPASHIVTQTADWFNIAGGGYVKLLQMIVMPLVFISILGAFTKLKLTHNIGKISGLIIGILIATTAIAAAVGIVSALSFDLKAVHIDQGSTELSRGQELQQKSEDMTAKTLPQQIVELLPANPFLDFTGGRPTSTIGVVIFAAFLGIAFLGVKRKQPEHAATFSGIVDAVYAIIMRVVTLILRLTPYGVLAIMTKTIATSDIDSIVKLGMFVIASYAALIVMFIIHLLLITFSGLNPVTYVKKAFPVMVFAFTSRSSAGALPLNIKTQKSMGVPEGIANFAGSFGLSIGQNGCAGIYPAMLAMMIAPTVGQNPFEPGFIISVIAIVAISSFGVAGVGGGATFAALLVLSALNMPVALAGLLISIEPLIDMGRTALNVSGSMTAGLLTSKMTKETDTSVYNDSSIVIEAEEA, encoded by the coding sequence TTGGAGAATTTATTTGTTGTCTTACATGTTTTCATAATGCTTTTGCTTATAGCAGGTCTGTTTGTGATGCAAAAAAAACACGTTTCCTTTTCTAAACGTGTCTTTACCGCGCTCGGATTAGGCATTGTATTCGGTTTTGCACTGCAATTGATTTACGGGCCGGCTTCACATATCGTTACACAAACGGCCGATTGGTTTAATATCGCCGGCGGCGGTTATGTCAAATTGCTTCAGATGATCGTCATGCCGCTCGTCTTTATTTCCATTCTCGGCGCATTTACGAAACTGAAGCTGACCCATAACATCGGAAAAATCAGCGGCCTGATCATCGGAATTTTAATCGCCACGACAGCAATTGCCGCGGCAGTCGGAATTGTTTCGGCGCTTTCCTTTGATCTGAAGGCCGTTCATATCGACCAAGGGAGCACTGAGTTATCAAGAGGACAGGAGCTGCAGCAAAAATCTGAGGATATGACGGCCAAAACGCTGCCTCAGCAAATCGTTGAACTTCTGCCGGCGAATCCGTTTCTTGATTTCACGGGGGGAAGACCGACTTCCACCATCGGAGTCGTTATTTTCGCCGCTTTTCTCGGCATCGCTTTCCTCGGAGTGAAACGGAAGCAGCCGGAGCACGCTGCGACATTCAGCGGAATTGTCGATGCGGTTTACGCGATTATTATGCGAGTCGTTACATTAATTTTAAGGCTGACGCCTTACGGGGTATTGGCGATTATGACAAAAACGATCGCGACAAGCGACATCGACAGCATTGTGAAATTGGGCATGTTTGTTATCGCTTCATACGCCGCGCTTATCGTCATGTTTATCATTCACTTGCTGCTGATTACGTTCAGCGGTTTAAATCCGGTCACATATGTGAAAAAAGCATTTCCGGTCATGGTGTTTGCCTTTACGTCCCGTTCTAGCGCAGGGGCTTTGCCGCTCAATATTAAAACACAAAAAAGCATGGGCGTACCGGAAGGAATTGCGAACTTCGCAGGTTCATTCGGCTTATCGATCGGACAAAACGGCTGTGCCGGCATTTACCCGGCGATGCTTGCGATGATGATTGCGCCGACGGTGGGGCAAAATCCGTTTGAACCGGGATTTATCATTTCCGTCATCGCGATAGTGGCAATCAGTTCCTTCGGTGTAGCAGGCGTAGGAGGCGGCGCGACATTTGCGGCTCTTCTCGTCTTATCCGCTTTAAACATGCCTGTTGCGCTTGCCGGTCTGCTCATTTCAATTGAGCCGTTAATTGACATGGGGCGCACCGCCTTAAATGTCAGCGGCAGCATGACTGCGGGACTGTTAACAAGTAAAATGACGAAGGAAACCGATACCTCGGTTTATAATGATTCTTCCATCGTCATTGAAGCTGAAGAAGCTTAA
- a CDS encoding DUF5365 family protein, with the protein MARKVIDVRIVNAATDGQESVIQELSSELFQNVFPLYFPELEIQRFKKRGVLSLQNQLYQGTLKEAFQIMACLQTVHSMLSKQHRVYDAKERALFNKNCALLNDCGMNFPFTYDDFQTGAGSEACGYRRLI; encoded by the coding sequence ATGGCAAGAAAGGTGATTGATGTGAGAATTGTGAACGCAGCGACTGACGGACAAGAAAGCGTAATACAAGAGCTTTCCTCTGAATTGTTCCAAAATGTCTTTCCTCTTTATTTCCCCGAACTGGAAATTCAGCGCTTTAAAAAAAGGGGCGTATTATCTTTACAAAACCAACTTTACCAAGGAACTTTAAAGGAAGCGTTTCAAATTATGGCTTGTCTGCAAACGGTACATAGCATGCTGTCAAAGCAGCACCGGGTATATGATGCGAAAGAACGGGCGCTGTTTAATAAAAATTGCGCTTTGCTGAATGATTGCGGGATGAATTTTCCGTTTACTTATGATGATTTTCAGACAGGGGCCGGATCAGAAGCCTGCGGTTACAGAAGGCTGATCTGA
- a CDS encoding MetQ/NlpA family ABC transporter substrate-binding protein yields the protein MNLRLINSLFLFIVIMSLTSCHSPAGNRTITIGINESDQMIWDFVAKKAREKGLNLSLAAFSDYAEADLALAGGDLDANAFQTVSYFKSLPPNVKNKLAPLGTTYAASIGVQYKQLEDIPDGAVIAVPDEAAAFDRALFLMQEAGLITLKKGFNGTGSADMIKDNPKHLILKTETKKNAFQAAEHADAAVLSQSDAKKAGFHAEKDALIRSAQMKEAYLHLIAVRAEDKDDERMRTLLSLYQSDDTAAFIEKEYQGSLVPVFLPGSSVLTEKKE from the coding sequence TTGAACCTGCGGCTTATAAACAGTCTGTTTCTCTTCATCGTGATCATGTCACTTACTTCATGCCATTCCCCCGCGGGGAATCGGACAATTACTATCGGAATCAATGAATCTGATCAAATGATCTGGGATTTTGTCGCAAAAAAAGCAAGAGAGAAAGGGTTGAATCTTTCATTGGCAGCGTTTTCGGATTATGCGGAGGCTGATTTGGCACTTGCCGGCGGAGATCTCGATGCCAATGCGTTTCAAACCGTTTCTTATTTTAAATCCCTGCCGCCTAATGTGAAAAATAAGCTGGCTCCTTTAGGAACGACATATGCGGCGTCGATCGGGGTGCAGTATAAACAGCTGGAGGATATACCGGACGGCGCGGTCATTGCCGTGCCTGACGAAGCGGCGGCCTTCGACAGAGCGCTCTTTCTCATGCAGGAGGCCGGACTGATTACATTGAAAAAAGGATTCAACGGGACGGGTTCAGCAGATATGATCAAGGACAACCCGAAACATCTGATCTTAAAAACGGAAACAAAAAAGAACGCATTTCAAGCGGCGGAACATGCTGACGCAGCAGTTCTCAGTCAAAGTGACGCGAAAAAAGCAGGATTTCATGCGGAGAAGGACGCATTGATCCGATCGGCGCAGATGAAGGAAGCGTATCTCCATCTGATCGCCGTCAGAGCTGAAGATAAAGATGATGAGCGGATGCGAACACTCCTGTCTTTGTATCAATCAGATGATACCGCGGCGTTTATTGAAAAAGAATATCAGGGCAGCCTGGTTCCTGTTTTCCTGCCGGGCAGCAGCGTTCTCACTGAAAAGAAAGAATGA
- a CDS encoding RluA family pseudouridine synthase, which yields MKQNDRGLELLITEKHAGQWLFSVLKSEFQASKPVITEWMNQESIQVNRTSPKNNIILKTGDRLFIDLQEKTDSTVVPEYGEAEILFEDSHMLIANKPAGMPTHPNEEGQTGTLSNLIAYHFQINGEQAKVRHVHRLDRDTSGAVVFAKHRLAHAILDRQLETKTLKRTYIAAAEGKVKPKKGTVDSPIGRDRSHSVRRRVSPGGQAAVTHYKVKGYHPGAQLSLVELELETGRTHQIRVHMASIGHPLAGDELYGGSRALFHRQALHAKKVSVVHPISGEEIVAEAPMPADLAHFAETYFS from the coding sequence ATGAAACAAAATGACCGCGGGCTGGAGCTTCTGATTACGGAAAAACACGCCGGACAATGGCTGTTTTCTGTCCTGAAATCAGAATTTCAGGCGTCAAAACCCGTGATAACTGAATGGATGAACCAAGAAAGCATTCAAGTAAATCGAACATCTCCCAAAAACAACATCATACTGAAAACCGGAGACCGCCTATTCATTGATCTTCAGGAAAAAACGGACTCTACGGTGGTTCCGGAATATGGAGAAGCGGAAATTTTATTTGAGGACAGTCATATGCTGATTGCAAATAAGCCGGCGGGGATGCCGACTCATCCGAATGAAGAGGGTCAGACCGGAACCCTCAGCAACCTGATCGCTTATCATTTTCAAATCAATGGCGAACAGGCGAAAGTGCGCCACGTTCACCGTCTTGACCGGGACACGTCAGGTGCGGTCGTTTTCGCTAAACATCGGCTGGCTCATGCAATCCTTGACCGTCAGCTCGAAACCAAAACATTAAAACGCACCTATATCGCCGCGGCGGAGGGGAAAGTGAAGCCGAAAAAAGGCACGGTTGATTCTCCGATCGGCCGTGACAGGTCACATTCCGTCAGAAGGCGCGTCTCACCCGGCGGACAAGCCGCCGTCACCCATTACAAAGTGAAAGGCTATCATCCCGGCGCACAGCTTTCACTGGTTGAGCTTGAATTGGAAACCGGAAGAACACATCAAATCAGGGTGCATATGGCAAGCATCGGCCATCCGTTAGCGGGAGATGAGCTGTACGGCGGAAGCCGGGCGCTGTTTCACAGACAGGCGCTTCACGCAAAAAAGGTCAGTGTCGTCCATCCGATCTCCGGAGAAGAAATTGTTGCCGAAGCGCCGATGCCGGCTGATCTGGCACACTTTGCCGAAACGTATTTCTCTTAA
- a CDS encoding bifunctional metallophosphatase/5'-nucleotidase, whose protein sequence is MKKKRCMRQWFCLLAVCFMIFSVKDAEAVGQAGPLNESGTDKADKEQRTEDPGRVPLRIISMNDLHGKIDQQYELDLNGDGKPDGTFGRMDYAAAYIKKAKAEKENALVVHAGDMIGGSSPVSALFQDEPTVELMEDIGFDVGTVGNHEFDEGTNELMRIINGGDHPDGKGTSGYDGQNFPLVCANCKLKSGESFLPPYEIKYVSGIPVAFIGVVTRSAAGMVIPDGIKNITFTDEVKAVNEAAADLKKKGIKAIAVLAHMSAEQNGTAITGESAKLADGTDSEIDVIFAAHNHKVVNGEVNGKLIVQAFEYGKAIGIADLELDKKSKDIVKKSAEIQYIDQSKIKPDPAAASILSKYEEKVKPIVSEVVGEAAHEITGGYSNDGDTALGNLIADGMKAKMKSDFALMNGGGIRDGIKKGPITWGDLYNIQPFGNVLTKLEIKGKDLRDIINAQISPAYGPDYSISGFSYTWNPETGKAVDMKMADGTDIQPEKVYTLTVNDFMANAAGAKYGPIGKLGKHPVTGPEDLEATVDYVKSFSAPITYQAEGRIRTASGTESPDDTGNPPGREETPGGSKPDNGEKPDPAEKPAKEDKPAGAEQPDHTKKPERPVIEETASDTVQPIPETHAEPAPNLEQSTKQTESGTQKGRPLPDTSAGSHQTALAGMLITGAGVFWLYRMKRRTRTP, encoded by the coding sequence ATGAAGAAAAAAAGGTGTATGCGTCAGTGGTTCTGTCTGCTGGCGGTTTGTTTTATGATTTTCAGCGTAAAAGATGCGGAAGCAGTCGGACAAGCCGGTCCTCTGAATGAATCTGGAACGGATAAGGCAGATAAAGAACAGCGGACAGAAGACCCCGGCCGTGTCCCGCTCAGAATCATCAGCATGAATGATCTGCACGGAAAAATTGATCAGCAATATGAGCTGGACCTTAACGGAGACGGTAAACCGGACGGCACCTTCGGCCGGATGGACTACGCTGCGGCGTATATTAAAAAGGCGAAAGCCGAGAAAGAAAACGCCCTCGTGGTGCATGCGGGCGATATGATCGGGGGCAGTTCCCCTGTGTCAGCCCTTTTTCAAGATGAACCGACAGTTGAACTGATGGAAGACATCGGTTTTGATGTCGGAACTGTCGGCAACCATGAATTCGATGAAGGAACAAATGAGCTGATGCGGATCATCAATGGAGGAGATCATCCGGACGGTAAGGGGACAAGCGGTTATGACGGCCAAAATTTCCCGCTCGTTTGCGCCAACTGTAAACTGAAATCAGGAGAGTCCTTTCTGCCGCCGTATGAAATCAAATACGTTTCCGGAATTCCGGTCGCTTTTATCGGGGTTGTAACAAGATCGGCAGCAGGCATGGTCATTCCGGACGGAATCAAAAATATCACGTTTACCGATGAGGTAAAGGCCGTAAATGAAGCCGCCGCCGACCTGAAGAAGAAAGGAATTAAAGCAATCGCAGTGCTTGCCCATATGTCTGCTGAACAAAATGGCACAGCGATCACGGGAGAATCCGCAAAGCTGGCCGACGGGACAGACTCGGAGATTGACGTGATTTTCGCCGCGCACAATCACAAAGTCGTAAACGGGGAAGTCAACGGGAAGCTGATCGTGCAGGCATTTGAATATGGAAAAGCAATCGGAATCGCCGATCTCGAACTTGATAAAAAGTCGAAGGATATCGTAAAAAAATCAGCGGAAATCCAATACATCGATCAAAGTAAAATTAAGCCTGACCCGGCAGCGGCAAGCATATTAAGCAAATATGAAGAGAAAGTGAAACCGATTGTCAGCGAAGTGGTCGGGGAAGCGGCCCATGAAATAACGGGCGGCTATTCAAATGACGGGGACACGGCACTCGGAAATCTGATTGCCGACGGTATGAAAGCGAAGATGAAATCCGATTTTGCGCTAATGAATGGCGGCGGCATCCGGGACGGCATAAAAAAAGGGCCGATCACATGGGGAGATCTTTATAATATACAGCCGTTCGGCAATGTACTGACGAAGCTTGAAATCAAAGGGAAAGATCTGCGAGACATCATCAATGCGCAAATTTCCCCGGCTTACGGCCCGGATTACAGCATCAGCGGATTTTCTTATACATGGAACCCGGAAACCGGAAAAGCGGTTGATATGAAAATGGCGGACGGGACAGACATACAGCCCGAAAAGGTATATACATTAACAGTCAATGATTTTATGGCAAACGCAGCCGGGGCAAAATACGGCCCAATCGGGAAACTTGGGAAACATCCGGTGACGGGGCCGGAGGATTTGGAAGCGACAGTAGACTATGTCAAAAGCTTTTCAGCTCCGATTACTTATCAAGCGGAGGGCCGCATCCGCACGGCATCAGGAACCGAATCACCTGATGACACCGGAAACCCGCCGGGGAGAGAGGAAACACCCGGAGGCAGCAAACCTGATAACGGAGAAAAACCCGATCCGGCGGAAAAACCAGCTAAAGAAGATAAACCTGCTGGGGCAGAACAGCCTGATCACACCAAAAAACCTGAACGTCCTGTCATAGAAGAAACAGCTTCAGACACCGTGCAACCAATTCCTGAAACCCACGCTGAGCCGGCTCCAAATCTGGAACAAAGCACAAAACAGACTGAAAGCGGCACACAAAAAGGCCGCCCATTGCCTGATACTTCAGCGGGCAGCCATCAGACGGCGCTGGCCGGCATGCTGATTACGGGCGCCGGCGTATTTTGGCTGTACAGAATGAAAAGGAGAACCCGCACACCATGA
- a CDS encoding YhcN/YlaJ family sporulation lipoprotein: MIKKQAVISALLLPMLITAGCSMGNQGEGKRNDNRTQNVNYRNTPTDHNNNRNLRVADKAADKVTDLKEVKNATVIVAGNSAFVAVVLTNGQKGASANHLKQKITDKVKSADKHVRTVYVSANPDFVERMQGYVKRIKNGHPVSGLFDEFGQMVQRVFPNPNK; this comes from the coding sequence ATGATAAAAAAACAAGCAGTTATTTCTGCCCTTCTTCTGCCGATGCTGATTACCGCAGGGTGCAGCATGGGGAACCAGGGAGAAGGAAAACGAAATGACAACCGTACCCAGAATGTAAATTACCGCAACACGCCTACTGATCATAATAACAACCGTAACCTGAGAGTAGCTGATAAAGCCGCAGACAAGGTGACTGATCTGAAAGAAGTTAAAAATGCAACTGTGATCGTTGCCGGAAACAGCGCTTTTGTTGCCGTTGTTTTGACAAATGGGCAAAAAGGCGCCAGTGCCAACCATTTAAAACAAAAGATTACCGATAAAGTGAAATCAGCCGATAAACATGTCCGGACAGTATATGTATCAGCAAACCCGGATTTCGTTGAACGTATGCAAGGCTACGTAAAACGAATCAAAAACGGCCACCCTGTATCCGGTCTGTTTGATGAATTCGGTCAAATGGTGCAGCGTGTATTCCCAAATCCCAATAAATAA
- a CDS encoding HAD family hydrolase, whose protein sequence is MIKALIFDFDGLILDTETHEYEVLQEMFEEHGSTLPLSVWGKVIGTAAGFKPFAYLEEQLGRKLDHDELTAIRRARFEQRMKTETARPGVEAYLAAAKELGLKVGLASSSDFKWVSGHLKELGLFDEFEVIQTADDVEEVKPNPELYLKAAEHLGVEPSECLAFEDSVNGSIAAKRAGMKCVIVPNKVTGALLFEEYDHRLESMAEMELELLLQRLNNQNEPAGGNSIV, encoded by the coding sequence GTGATAAAAGCATTAATCTTTGATTTTGACGGGTTAATTTTAGATACAGAAACCCACGAATATGAAGTGCTGCAGGAAATGTTTGAAGAACACGGATCGACATTGCCTTTATCCGTCTGGGGAAAGGTGATCGGAACGGCTGCGGGGTTTAAGCCGTTCGCCTATTTAGAGGAGCAGCTGGGAAGAAAGCTTGATCATGACGAACTGACGGCGATCAGGCGCGCGCGCTTCGAACAGCGGATGAAGACGGAAACGGCGCGTCCCGGGGTTGAGGCTTATTTAGCCGCGGCAAAAGAATTAGGATTGAAGGTGGGGCTCGCTTCAAGCTCAGATTTCAAATGGGTATCGGGCCATCTGAAGGAATTAGGTCTGTTTGATGAATTTGAAGTGATTCAGACCGCTGACGACGTAGAGGAAGTGAAACCGAATCCGGAGCTTTATCTGAAAGCGGCGGAACATTTAGGCGTTGAACCGTCTGAATGCCTTGCCTTTGAGGATTCCGTCAACGGCTCAATCGCCGCCAAACGCGCCGGCATGAAATGTGTCATCGTGCCGAATAAGGTAACGGGCGCTCTGTTGTTTGAAGAGTACGATCACAGACTGGAATCAATGGCGGAAATGGAACTTGAATTACTTTTACAGCGATTGAACAATCAAAACGAACCGGCAGGGGGAAACAGCATTGTCTGA